The nucleotide sequence GTGCCCCGGAGGGCATGTTGCATTTCGAAGGTCGCGGCGAAACCTTGAGCGTCAAGGGTATGGAACGTCGGGTCGATGATCTGTCGGGCTGGGAATGCCGGATGTGCGGGGAAGTCGAACTCGATGCCGACTGCGCGGAGCGCCATGCAAACGCGGGGGATGAGCTGGTCAACGCCGCCAGACAGATGATCGGCGAAGAGATGAAGCGCATCCGCCGCAAGCTGCACCTGTCGCAGAAAGACGCCGTATCGCTTTTGTCAGGCGGCGGGCACAACGCGATGTCCCGCTACGAGCGCGGCGAGGTATTGCCGCCAAAACCCTTGATGCTGCTGATGCGCCTGCTTGACCTCTATCCCCATCTGCTCGCA is from Pseudomonas sp. B21-056 and encodes:
- a CDS encoding type II TA system antitoxin MqsA family protein, with the translated sequence MKTQQCFSCGAPEGMLHFEGRGETLSVKGMERRVDDLSGWECRMCGEVELDADCAERHANAGDELVNAARQMIGEEMKRIRRKLHLSQKDAVSLLSGGGHNAMSRYERGEVLPPKPLMLLMRLLDLYPHLLADARTLAEGADLRQFKTTAHKEHETLTAS